The genome window TCAAGCTTTGGGGTAAAGGCGTCAAGCTTGTCAAACGCCCCGCCGCTCCTAGCCATTTAATTTCTCACGGTCAGCCAACCCACTCGAGCAAACGGTAAAGCAGTTATGAATCGAATTCAGCCTACGACTAAACCACATGAGTTAATCAAATCGAGCACAAATCCACACCATAGCTGGCTTCTTAGAAAACTAATTAGCACGCTTAACGCCGCTAACATAACAGCTATTCACATCGTCACTAAAAGCGGAGACCGTATCGCAATAGGGCACCCTAACAGCGATGTGGCAGCCCCCGTTATTAAGCTTAAACGCAACCGCGCTATCCTTAAAAGCAGCGTGAATGGGCTGTTAGGCTGGGCTGAAAGCTACATGGCAGGCGACTGGGAGTGCGACTCCCTCATCACACTAACTGATTGGGCCATGTACAACGAAGACGCTTTACGTACCGCGTTTGCCGGCCGCTCCATTTCTGCGCTAATCAACCGAATCTGGCACCGCTTAAACGACAACAGCAAGCGGGGCAGCCGCAAAAACATTGCCTACCACTACGACTTAGGCAACAGCTTCTATCAAGAGTGGTTAGACGAAACCATGACCTACTCTTCAGCGTTATTTGAAGACACTAGCCTGACGCTTGCCCAAGCCCAAAACGCCAAATATCAACGCATCCTTTCAATGAGCGAAGCCAAAAGTGGCGACCGGATCTTAGAAATAGGATGTGGCTGGGGTGGCTTTGCCGAGACGGTTAGCGAACAAGATAATTTATCGCTCTACGGTGTAACCCTATCGAAAGAGCAGCTCGCCTATGCCAATCACAGAGTCGCTCTATTGGAGGCTAATGATCGTATTAAGCTCGCCTTCCAAGACTACCGAGACATCGATCAAACATTTGAGCGCATCGTATCAATAGAGATGTTTGAAGCGGTTGGGGAAGCCCATTGGGATACCTACTTCCAAAAGCTTTACACATCACTAAAGCCCGGCGGGACCGCTGTACTTCAAATCATATGCATCGAACCCAAACGCTTTGAAAACTACCGTAATAATGCCGACTTTATCCAGCGCTACATATTTCCTGGAGGTATGCTACCCACCGCCGAGAAGGTCATGGATTTAACCCAAGCACACGGCATGCACATGGAAGAGCAACTCGAGTTTGGCTTAGATTATGCCGAAACGCTACGGCAGTGGCGTGAAACCTTCACGCAGCGCTGGGAAAGCATTAAACCACAAGGCTATGATGAGCGCTTTAAACGCATGTGGGAGTATTATCTGGCTTACTGTGAGAGTGGATTTCGCTATCGCTCGATCGATGTACGCCTGTTCAAAATCAGAAAGCCCCTTTGCAGTAGTTTGCTTTCTTCCACTCAAACTCAAAAGCAAGGAGCGCCCAATGCGAATACGACGCCTCACAGTGTGCCTACTCATGGCCATCATGGTTAATGGTTGCAGCTCTATGAATATTGAGGAGTTTAGCAACACACAACCCCACTTTGTATTAGACGACTACTTTTTGG of Neptunomonas phycophila contains these proteins:
- a CDS encoding SAM-dependent methyltransferase translates to MNRIQPTTKPHELIKSSTNPHHSWLLRKLISTLNAANITAIHIVTKSGDRIAIGHPNSDVAAPVIKLKRNRAILKSSVNGLLGWAESYMAGDWECDSLITLTDWAMYNEDALRTAFAGRSISALINRIWHRLNDNSKRGSRKNIAYHYDLGNSFYQEWLDETMTYSSALFEDTSLTLAQAQNAKYQRILSMSEAKSGDRILEIGCGWGGFAETVSEQDNLSLYGVTLSKEQLAYANHRVALLEANDRIKLAFQDYRDIDQTFERIVSIEMFEAVGEAHWDTYFQKLYTSLKPGGTAVLQIICIEPKRFENYRNNADFIQRYIFPGGMLPTAEKVMDLTQAHGMHMEEQLEFGLDYAETLRQWRETFTQRWESIKPQGYDERFKRMWEYYLAYCESGFRYRSIDVRLFKIRKPLCSSLLSSTQTQKQGAPNANTTPHSVPTHGHHG